In Streptomyces sp. P3, one DNA window encodes the following:
- a CDS encoding DUF6400 family protein, which produces MSSDGVALPAEPDEPAETRGPAADRPGASAPVALDIDLSSHEMLRRAHVMDALGPAWDPLAALRGEEAAYDLLYSGLSAEQQRVYDELVSAGVLPRRGGGHAAA; this is translated from the coding sequence ATGTCCTCCGATGGCGTCGCCCTCCCCGCCGAACCCGACGAACCCGCCGAGACGCGCGGGCCTGCCGCGGACCGGCCCGGCGCGTCCGCCCCGGTCGCCCTGGACATCGACCTGAGCTCCCACGAAATGCTCCGCCGCGCTCACGTCATGGACGCCCTCGGCCCCGCCTGGGACCCGCTCGCCGCACTGCGCGGCGAGGAAGCGGCGTACGACCTGCTCTACTCGGGCCTCAGCGCGGAACAGCAGCGGGTGTACGACGAGCTGGTCTCGGCCGGCGTCCTCCCGCGCAGAGGGGGCGGCCATGCTGCCGCTTGA
- a CDS encoding enoyl-CoA hydratase-related protein, which translates to MHILLLASAFNSLTQRAHAELRDRGHSVAVELALPGSPLPEAVRRHAPELVVAPMLRTAIPQEVWTAYTCLVVHPGPVGDRGPSSLDWAIHAGVDRWGVTVLQADREMDAGDVWACVPCKVPPVPKSELYRGEIADAALKALMIAVERFADGTYTPLRQPASGTANAGPGTRPYLDQGVRRIDWAADSTGDVLRRLRAADSQPGVLDTLLGGEWYLHGGHPENVLRGRPGELLATRAGAVCRATVDGAVWIPELRPRRGPGQPPTFRLPAVQALGDRLPPLPERPLPRLPDADPGTWADIRYREEGNVGFLSFSFPGGAMSTEQCRRLLDAYREACARPTSVLVLGGERDFFSNGIHLNVIEAATDPAAESWSNINAIDDLVEAVLTTTDRLVVAAVAGNAAAGGVMLALAADELWCRSGAVLNPHYRLMGLYGSEYWTYTLPRRVGPASADRLMEEALPVSSASALRLGLADRVVDCAPDAFAREAGILAARLAALPATAARITAKKAALDRLEAATPLAGFRERELARMRRTFDDPDASYHALRRSFVHKQRPDRTPAHLASAAVARPAPVPTAAAVTGTAHAGVTSRPNG; encoded by the coding sequence GTGCACATCCTGCTCCTTGCCAGCGCGTTCAACAGCCTCACCCAGCGCGCCCACGCCGAACTGCGCGACCGTGGCCACAGCGTGGCGGTGGAACTGGCGCTGCCCGGGAGCCCGTTGCCGGAAGCCGTGCGGCGGCACGCACCCGAGCTCGTCGTCGCGCCGATGCTGAGGACGGCGATTCCGCAGGAGGTCTGGACGGCGTACACCTGCCTCGTCGTCCATCCGGGGCCCGTGGGCGACCGCGGACCCTCCTCCCTGGACTGGGCGATCCACGCGGGCGTCGACCGGTGGGGTGTCACCGTCCTTCAGGCCGACCGGGAGATGGACGCCGGTGACGTGTGGGCCTGCGTGCCGTGCAAGGTCCCGCCGGTGCCCAAGAGCGAGCTGTACCGGGGCGAGATCGCCGACGCCGCGCTGAAGGCCCTCATGATCGCGGTGGAGCGCTTCGCCGACGGAACGTACACACCCCTGAGGCAACCCGCGTCCGGCACGGCGAACGCCGGCCCGGGCACGCGTCCGTACCTCGACCAGGGCGTCCGGCGGATCGACTGGGCCGCCGACTCCACCGGGGACGTCCTGCGCAGGCTCAGAGCGGCGGACTCCCAGCCCGGCGTGCTGGACACGCTGCTCGGCGGCGAGTGGTACCTGCACGGCGGCCACCCCGAGAACGTACTGCGCGGCCGCCCGGGCGAACTGCTGGCCACCCGGGCCGGAGCGGTCTGCCGGGCCACCGTGGACGGCGCCGTGTGGATCCCCGAACTGCGGCCCCGGCGCGGGCCCGGGCAGCCCCCCACGTTCAGACTGCCGGCCGTACAGGCCCTGGGCGACCGGCTGCCGCCGCTGCCCGAGCGCCCCTTGCCCCGGCTGCCCGACGCGGACCCCGGCACCTGGGCCGACATCCGCTACCGGGAGGAGGGGAACGTCGGCTTCCTGTCGTTCTCGTTCCCCGGCGGAGCCATGAGCACCGAGCAGTGCAGGCGTCTGCTGGACGCCTACCGGGAAGCGTGCGCGCGGCCCACGTCCGTGCTGGTGCTGGGCGGCGAACGGGACTTCTTCTCCAACGGGATCCACCTCAACGTCATCGAGGCGGCGACCGACCCCGCGGCCGAGTCCTGGTCGAACATCAACGCCATCGACGACCTGGTAGAGGCGGTCCTGACGACGACGGACCGGCTGGTGGTCGCGGCGGTCGCGGGCAACGCCGCCGCCGGCGGGGTGATGCTGGCGCTCGCCGCCGACGAGCTGTGGTGCCGCTCGGGCGCCGTGCTGAACCCCCACTACCGTCTGATGGGCCTGTACGGGTCGGAGTACTGGACGTACACGCTTCCGCGCCGGGTGGGTCCCGCGTCGGCCGACCGGCTCATGGAGGAGGCCCTGCCGGTGAGCTCGGCGAGCGCACTGCGCCTCGGGCTGGCCGACCGCGTGGTCGACTGCGCCCCGGACGCGTTCGCGCGGGAGGCCGGCATCCTTGCGGCACGCCTGGCGGCGCTCCCGGCGACGGCGGCACGGATCACCGCGAAGAAGGCCGCGCTGGACCGGCTGGAGGCCGCCACCCCGCTGGCCGGCTTCCGTGAACGGGAGCTGGCCCGGATGCGCCGCACCTTCGACGACCCGGACGCCTCCTACCACGCCCTGCGCCGCTCCTTCGTCCACAAGCAGCGGCCGGACCGCACCCCGGCGCATCTGGCTTCCGCCGCGGTTGCGCGGCCCGCTCCCGTCCCCACTGCCGCCGCTGTCACCGGAACGGCCCACGCCGGCGTCACGTCACGGCCGAACGGCTGA
- a CDS encoding hydrogenase expression protein HypE produces MTEATPGTVGAADADGAPADETPTIHILWINAGLSCDGDSVALTAAMQPSIEEIVLGVLPGLPKIAVHWPLIDFECGPIGGSDTFIEWFFKGERGEIDPFVLVVEGSIPNEAIKPEGYWCGFGDNPETGQPITTSEWIDRLAPKALAVVAIGTCATYGGIHAMAGNPTGAMGVPDYLGWDWKSHAGIPIVCVPGCPVQPDNFSETLTYLLYQAAGSAPMIPLDVKLRPTWLFGATVHEGCDRAGYYEQGQFALSYDSPTCLVKLGCWGPVVKCNVPKRGWMNGIGGCPNVGGICIACTMPGFPDKFMPFMDEPPGAKVSSGASGAYGAVVRTLRSITARTVDKEPKWRRTGDRITTGYRPPW; encoded by the coding sequence ATGACTGAGGCGACGCCGGGCACGGTCGGCGCTGCGGACGCGGACGGCGCGCCCGCCGACGAGACACCCACGATCCACATTCTCTGGATCAACGCGGGGCTGAGCTGCGACGGTGACTCGGTCGCGCTGACGGCCGCCATGCAGCCCAGCATCGAGGAGATCGTGCTCGGTGTGCTGCCGGGTCTCCCGAAGATCGCCGTCCACTGGCCGCTCATCGACTTCGAGTGCGGCCCGATCGGCGGCTCGGACACGTTCATCGAATGGTTCTTCAAGGGGGAGCGGGGCGAGATCGACCCGTTCGTCCTGGTCGTCGAGGGCTCCATCCCCAACGAGGCGATCAAGCCCGAGGGCTACTGGTGCGGCTTCGGCGACAACCCGGAGACCGGCCAGCCGATCACCACCAGCGAGTGGATCGACCGGCTCGCCCCGAAGGCCCTGGCGGTCGTGGCCATCGGCACCTGCGCCACCTACGGCGGCATCCACGCCATGGCGGGCAACCCGACCGGCGCCATGGGCGTGCCGGACTACCTCGGCTGGGACTGGAAGTCCCACGCGGGCATCCCCATCGTGTGCGTCCCGGGCTGTCCGGTCCAGCCCGACAACTTCTCCGAGACGCTCACCTACCTGCTCTACCAGGCGGCCGGCTCCGCCCCGATGATCCCGCTGGACGTCAAGCTGCGTCCCACCTGGCTGTTCGGGGCCACCGTGCACGAGGGCTGCGACCGCGCGGGCTACTACGAGCAGGGCCAGTTCGCGCTGTCGTACGACTCCCCGACGTGCCTGGTCAAGCTCGGCTGCTGGGGTCCGGTCGTCAAGTGCAACGTGCCCAAGCGGGGCTGGATGAACGGGATCGGCGGCTGCCCCAACGTGGGCGGCATCTGTATCGCCTGCACGATGCCGGGATTCCCCGACAAGTTCATGCCGTTCATGGACGAGCCGCCCGGCGCCAAGGTGTCGAGCGGCGCCAGCGGCGCGTACGGCGCCGTCGTCCGCACACTGCGGTCGATCACCGCCCGGACCGTGGACAAGGAGCCCAAGTGGCGCCGCACCGGCGACCGGATCACCACCGGATACCGACCCCCGTGGTGA
- a CDS encoding nickel-dependent hydrogenase large subunit — protein MAPKTKAAGDGTGLVEMAWDPITRIVGSLGIHTKIDFKQKRVAECYSTSSVFRGYSVFMRGKDPRDAHFITSRICGICGDNHATCSVYAQNMAYGVKPPHLAEWIINLGESAEYMFDHNIFQENLVGVDYCEKMVKETNPGVLELAERTEAPHAAEHGYRTIADIMRSLNPLEGEFYREALQVSRYTREMFCLMEGRHVHPSTLYPGGVGTIASVQLFTDYLSRLMRYVEFMKRVVPLHDDLFDFFYEALPGYEEVGRRRVLLGCWGALNDPEHCDFTYANMTDWGRKMFVTPGVVVDGKLVTNDLTEINLGIRILLGSSYYEDWQGQEQFVTRDPLGNPVDPRHPWNQHTIPAPQKRDFDDKYSWVMSPRWFDGKDHLALDTGGGPIARLWSTALSGLVDIGYVKATGHSVVINLPRTMTKPETTFEWKIPQWSNALERNRARTYFQAYAAAVALHFAEKGLEEVRAGRTQTWEKFEVPDEGIGVGFTEAVRGVLSHHMVIRDGKIANYHPYPPTPWNASTRDSFGTPGPYEDAVQNTPIFEENSPENFKGIDIMRAVRSFDPCLPCGVHMYVGGGKTVKSMHVPTGLSGLGG, from the coding sequence ATGGCACCGAAGACGAAGGCGGCCGGCGACGGCACCGGCCTGGTGGAGATGGCCTGGGACCCGATCACCCGGATCGTGGGCAGCCTGGGCATCCACACGAAGATCGACTTCAAGCAGAAACGGGTCGCGGAGTGCTACAGCACCTCGTCGGTCTTCCGTGGCTACAGCGTCTTCATGCGCGGCAAGGACCCCCGCGACGCCCACTTCATCACCAGCCGCATCTGCGGGATCTGCGGGGACAACCACGCCACCTGCTCGGTGTACGCGCAGAACATGGCGTACGGCGTGAAGCCCCCGCACCTCGCCGAGTGGATCATCAACCTCGGCGAGTCCGCGGAGTACATGTTCGACCACAACATCTTCCAGGAGAACCTGGTCGGGGTCGACTACTGCGAGAAGATGGTCAAGGAGACCAACCCCGGCGTCCTCGAACTCGCCGAGCGCACCGAGGCCCCGCACGCGGCCGAGCACGGCTACCGCACGATCGCCGACATCATGCGCTCGCTCAACCCCCTGGAGGGCGAGTTCTACCGCGAGGCCCTCCAGGTCAGCCGCTACACGCGCGAGATGTTCTGCCTGATGGAGGGCCGCCATGTGCACCCCTCCACGCTCTACCCGGGCGGCGTCGGCACCATCGCCTCCGTGCAGCTCTTCACGGACTACCTCAGCCGTCTGATGCGCTACGTGGAGTTCATGAAGCGCGTCGTGCCCCTGCACGACGACCTGTTCGACTTCTTCTACGAGGCGCTGCCCGGTTACGAGGAAGTCGGCCGCCGGCGCGTCCTGCTCGGCTGCTGGGGCGCGCTCAACGACCCCGAGCACTGCGACTTCACCTACGCCAACATGACGGACTGGGGACGGAAGATGTTCGTCACCCCGGGCGTCGTCGTCGACGGCAAACTCGTCACCAACGACCTCACCGAGATCAACCTCGGCATCCGCATCCTGCTGGGCAGCTCCTACTACGAGGACTGGCAGGGCCAGGAGCAGTTCGTCACCCGTGACCCGCTCGGCAACCCGGTGGACCCGCGCCACCCGTGGAACCAGCACACCATCCCCGCCCCGCAGAAGCGCGACTTCGACGACAAGTACAGCTGGGTCATGTCGCCGCGCTGGTTCGACGGCAAGGACCACCTCGCGCTGGACACCGGCGGCGGCCCCATCGCCCGCCTGTGGTCGACCGCGCTGTCCGGACTCGTCGACATCGGGTACGTCAAGGCCACCGGCCACAGCGTGGTCATCAACCTGCCCCGCACCATGACCAAGCCGGAGACCACCTTCGAGTGGAAGATCCCGCAGTGGTCCAACGCGCTGGAGCGCAACCGCGCGCGCACCTACTTCCAGGCCTACGCGGCCGCCGTCGCCCTGCACTTCGCGGAGAAGGGCCTCGAGGAGGTCCGCGCCGGACGCACCCAGACCTGGGAGAAGTTCGAGGTCCCCGACGAGGGCATCGGCGTCGGCTTCACCGAGGCCGTCCGGGGCGTCCTGTCCCACCACATGGTGATCCGCGACGGCAAGATCGCCAACTACCACCCGTACCCGCCCACCCCCTGGAACGCCAGCACCAGGGACTCCTTCGGCACCCCGGGCCCGTACGAGGACGCCGTGCAGAACACGCCCATCTTCGAGGAGAACTCCCCGGAGAACTTCAAGGGCATCGACATCATGCGCGCCGTCCGCAGCTTCGACCCCTGCCTGCCCTGCGGCGTCCACATGTACGTGGGCGGCGGCAAGACGGTGAAGTCGATGCACGTTCCCACCGGCCTGAGCGGACTGGGCGGATGA
- a CDS encoding DUF5947 family protein, whose amino-acid sequence MTASPATRTPGLRRFVTERAPRPERCELCAVTVPADHRHLVDTEKRALVCACAPCGLLMEQPGAAAGRFRTVPDRYLADPAHHLDDSAWDALQIPVGVAFLFRNAALDRLVALYPSPAGATESELDPATWTDVLGGSRLAALLEPDVEALLLRRTDGGCACHLVPIDVCYELVGRMRLLWQGFDGGAEARAALDAFFADVARRARPVDEAERPPRKAVRP is encoded by the coding sequence ATGACGGCGTCCCCGGCGACGCGCACGCCCGGCCTGCGGAGGTTCGTCACCGAACGTGCTCCGCGGCCCGAACGCTGCGAGCTGTGCGCCGTGACGGTCCCGGCGGACCACCGCCACCTGGTCGACACCGAGAAGCGCGCCCTCGTCTGCGCCTGCGCCCCCTGCGGGCTGCTGATGGAGCAGCCGGGGGCCGCCGCGGGCCGCTTCCGCACGGTCCCGGACCGCTACCTCGCCGACCCCGCGCACCACCTCGACGACAGTGCGTGGGACGCCCTGCAGATCCCGGTCGGCGTCGCCTTCCTCTTCCGCAACGCGGCACTCGACCGGCTGGTCGCCCTCTACCCGAGCCCGGCCGGCGCCACCGAGAGCGAACTCGACCCCGCCACCTGGACGGACGTCCTCGGCGGCAGCCGCCTCGCCGCACTGCTCGAACCCGATGTGGAGGCGCTGCTGCTGCGCCGCACCGACGGCGGCTGCGCGTGCCACCTCGTCCCCATCGACGTCTGCTACGAACTCGTCGGCCGCATGCGCCTGTTGTGGCAGGGCTTCGACGGCGGTGCCGAGGCCCGCGCCGCTCTGGACGCGTTCTTCGCGGACGTCGCGCGCCGCGCCCGGCCCGTGGACGAGGCGGAGCGCCCGCCGCGCAAGGCGGTGCGGCCGTGA
- a CDS encoding DUF6084 family protein has translation MTEFSFACTGVRADRYAAGPTLVFRLRVTAAAGARVHALALRCQLRIEPARRAYGAAEADGLSDLFGERSRWGSTLQPVQFAQVALMVPSFTGEIETDLVVPCTYDMDVAATRYLTALTDGEVPLLMLFSGTAFTGDGGFQVEPVPWDREAAFRMPVATWREMVEQHFPGCGWIRLPRDTMDALLAYRSRRALTSWEATLEALLDDAGGALAPPAAHPFHALTGSTGRTDP, from the coding sequence GTGACGGAGTTCTCCTTCGCCTGCACAGGAGTGCGCGCCGACCGTTACGCCGCGGGACCGACCCTGGTCTTCCGGCTGCGGGTCACCGCCGCGGCCGGCGCACGCGTGCACGCCCTCGCGCTGCGCTGCCAGCTCCGCATCGAACCCGCCCGCCGGGCCTACGGGGCGGCCGAGGCGGACGGACTGTCCGACCTCTTCGGCGAGCGCTCCCGCTGGGGCAGCACGCTCCAGCCGGTGCAGTTCGCCCAGGTCGCCCTCATGGTCCCGAGTTTCACCGGAGAGATCGAGACCGACCTCGTGGTGCCCTGCACGTACGACATGGACGTCGCCGCGACCCGCTACCTCACCGCCCTCACCGACGGCGAGGTCCCGCTGCTGATGCTGTTCTCCGGCACGGCCTTCACCGGGGACGGCGGATTCCAGGTCGAGCCGGTGCCATGGGACCGGGAAGCGGCCTTCCGGATGCCGGTCGCCACCTGGCGGGAGATGGTCGAGCAGCACTTCCCCGGCTGCGGCTGGATCCGGCTGCCCCGCGACACCATGGACGCCCTGCTCGCCTACCGCTCCCGGCGCGCCCTGACGTCCTGGGAGGCGACCCTCGAGGCCCTGCTCGACGACGCCGGCGGCGCCCTCGCCCCGCCCGCCGCCCACCCGTTCCACGCGCTCACCGGCAGCACCGGAAGGACGGATCCGTGA
- a CDS encoding hydrogenase maturation protease gives MKPSAPPEPRTLVAGIGNVFLGDDGFGVETARRLAERGLPGPTEVVDIGVRGVHLAYRLLDGYDTLVLLDATSRGGAPGTLYVIEHEVDGPPSPPAAAMDGHRMTPDTVLALLATLCAATGTQPPRRVLVVGCEPASLEEGIGLSTSVSDAVPRAVGLIEELLRNSEPSAAQTPTAQAST, from the coding sequence ATGAAGCCCTCCGCACCGCCGGAACCGAGGACCCTCGTCGCCGGCATCGGCAACGTCTTCCTCGGCGACGACGGCTTCGGCGTCGAGACCGCCCGCCGGCTCGCCGAACGCGGCCTGCCCGGCCCCACCGAGGTCGTGGACATCGGCGTACGGGGGGTGCACCTCGCCTACCGGCTGCTGGACGGCTACGACACCCTCGTCCTCCTGGACGCCACGTCCCGCGGCGGCGCCCCGGGCACCCTGTACGTCATCGAGCACGAGGTCGACGGGCCCCCTTCGCCGCCCGCCGCCGCGATGGACGGCCACCGGATGACCCCCGACACCGTCCTGGCGCTGCTGGCCACCCTCTGCGCCGCGACCGGCACACAGCCGCCGCGCCGCGTCCTGGTCGTCGGCTGCGAACCGGCCTCGCTGGAAGAGGGCATCGGCCTGAGCACATCGGTGTCCGACGCCGTGCCGCGGGCCGTCGGGCTGATCGAGGAACTGCTGCGGAACAGCGAGCCGTCCGCGGCGCAGACCCCTACCGCGCAGGCATCGACATGA
- a CDS encoding hydrogenase maturation nickel metallochaperone HypA: MHEMSVALAVVDQVAEAAGRSAGVTAVRSVRLRVGELAGVVPDALAFSFELACAGTLLEGAELITEAVPGRARCTPCAHEWAVGMPPRLTCPACGATHTELLAGRELQIVDVRWEDGPPHASPREPISEER, from the coding sequence ATGCACGAGATGTCCGTCGCGCTGGCCGTCGTCGACCAGGTGGCCGAGGCCGCCGGCCGGTCCGCAGGCGTCACGGCGGTGCGGTCCGTACGGCTCCGGGTGGGTGAACTGGCCGGCGTCGTACCGGACGCCCTCGCCTTCTCCTTCGAGCTGGCCTGCGCCGGAACGCTGCTGGAAGGCGCCGAACTGATCACCGAAGCGGTGCCCGGGCGGGCCCGCTGCACGCCCTGCGCGCACGAATGGGCCGTCGGCATGCCACCCCGGCTGACCTGCCCCGCGTGCGGCGCGACGCACACCGAGCTGCTCGCCGGCCGGGAGCTGCAGATCGTCGACGTGCGCTGGGAGGACGGCCCGCCGCACGCGTCCCCCCGCGAACCGATCTCCGAGGAGCGCTGA
- the hypB gene encoding hydrogenase nickel incorporation protein HypB, whose product MCRVVDLRQAVLAKNDASADALRARLAARGTAVVNLLSSPGSGKTALLEQELLRARERSVPVAALSADLATENDAVRLARSGVPVKQVLTDGLCHLEAGMLAAHLDGWLPDDTRLLFVENVGNLVCPASYDLGETLRVTLASVTEGEDKPLKYPTAFGLAHLVVLTKTDIAQAVEFDEIAFRANVERVNPGVEVILTSARRGQGIGALLDRATAAADGEPVHTPVMARPPQHDGHTHADHGHTHPHDGHSHAAPDAGGTMAHSHP is encoded by the coding sequence ATGTGCCGTGTCGTCGACCTGCGGCAGGCCGTACTCGCGAAGAACGACGCGAGCGCCGACGCACTGCGCGCCCGCCTCGCCGCCCGCGGCACGGCCGTCGTCAACCTGCTGTCCAGTCCGGGCAGCGGCAAGACCGCGCTGCTGGAGCAGGAGCTGCTGCGGGCACGGGAGCGGTCCGTTCCCGTCGCGGCGCTGAGCGCCGATCTCGCCACCGAGAACGACGCGGTCCGCCTCGCGCGTTCGGGCGTCCCCGTGAAGCAGGTGCTCACCGACGGACTGTGCCATCTGGAGGCGGGGATGCTCGCCGCTCACCTGGACGGATGGCTGCCCGACGACACCCGGCTGCTGTTCGTGGAGAACGTCGGCAACCTGGTCTGCCCGGCCTCCTACGACCTGGGGGAGACCCTGAGGGTCACGCTCGCCAGCGTGACGGAGGGCGAGGACAAGCCCCTCAAGTACCCCACCGCCTTCGGCCTCGCCCACCTGGTCGTGCTCACCAAGACCGACATCGCGCAGGCCGTCGAGTTCGACGAGATCGCCTTCCGCGCGAACGTGGAACGGGTCAACCCGGGAGTAGAGGTGATCCTGACCTCGGCACGGCGGGGGCAGGGGATCGGCGCGCTGCTCGACCGTGCGACGGCGGCCGCGGACGGGGAACCGGTGCACACGCCCGTGATGGCCCGGCCGCCGCAGCACGACGGCCACACTCATGCCGACCACGGCCACACCCACCCGCACGACGGCCACTCCCACGCGGCCCCGGATGCCGGCGGCACCATGGCCCACTCCCACCCGTGA
- the hypF gene encoding carbamoyltransferase HypF yields MSGPQARAAVVVEDTLLRRRVTVRGVVQGVGFRPYVYGLATGLALAGHVTNTPEGVVVEVEGAASAVARFCDRIAAQAPPLARVESVRHRDVPPAGDTAFTILASRTDGPARTLVSPDSATCADCLAELADPADRRYRHPFVNCTHCGPRFTIVTGVPYDRSHTTMAGFAMCADCAREYADPADRRFHAQPVACPACGPRLRLVLGGQPEPGSEEGADPVTAARTLLAGGAILAVKGLGGYHLACDATNRTAVDLLRRRKARGDKPFAVMARAADDVRHLVRIGPEERGLLEGPARPVVLMRRLPRPSSADAAPRPAEAVAPGSPDLGVMLPYTPLHHLLLGLPGDPDGPRLLVMTSGNVSGEPIVTDDAEALERLAHLADGWLTHDRPIHVPCDDSVVRVCDGEPLVIRRSRGYAPLPVPLPLAVPPALAVGGDLKNAFCLGAGRRAWLSAHVGDMDDLATQRAFGRAVAQLQGITGVRPETLASDRHPGYRSARWAERNAAHRPVVRVQHHHAHIAAAMAEHGLDGAREVIGVAFDGTGHGDDGAVWGGEFLLADYDGFSRFAHLAYVPLPGGDAAVRRPYRMALAHLRAAGIGWSADLACTAACPPDELPLLRRQLERGLNCVPTSSMGRLFDAVSSLAGVCHRAGYEAQAAVELEGAAVHAPVEDTTAYAFALHEPEDDHGGALRADPAPVLAAIVDDLRAGVTPGAVAARFHRAVTALVHRVCVRARERQGLDTVALTGGVFANTLLSSACAAVLREDGFTVLRHRLVPPGDGGLALGQLMVAARAASRPTDRPTRDPQRGEAHVFGGTRQSAGHRGT; encoded by the coding sequence GTGAGCGGTCCGCAGGCCCGGGCCGCCGTCGTCGTCGAGGACACGTTGCTACGACGCAGGGTCACCGTACGGGGAGTGGTGCAGGGCGTGGGTTTCCGGCCCTACGTGTACGGCCTCGCCACCGGACTCGCCCTGGCCGGACACGTGACCAACACCCCGGAGGGCGTCGTCGTGGAGGTCGAGGGCGCCGCCTCGGCCGTGGCCCGGTTCTGCGACCGGATCGCCGCCCAGGCGCCCCCGCTGGCCCGCGTCGAGTCCGTGCGCCACCGGGACGTGCCCCCCGCCGGCGACACCGCCTTCACCATCCTCGCCTCCCGCACCGACGGGCCGGCCCGCACGCTGGTCTCCCCGGACTCCGCCACCTGCGCCGACTGCCTCGCCGAGTTGGCCGACCCGGCGGACCGGCGGTACCGCCACCCCTTCGTCAACTGCACCCACTGCGGCCCGCGCTTCACGATCGTCACCGGCGTGCCCTACGACCGCTCCCACACCACCATGGCCGGCTTCGCGATGTGCGCCGACTGCGCCCGGGAGTACGCGGACCCCGCCGACCGCCGTTTCCACGCGCAGCCGGTCGCCTGTCCGGCGTGCGGGCCGCGTCTGCGGCTGGTTCTCGGCGGGCAGCCGGAGCCCGGGAGCGAGGAGGGCGCGGACCCGGTCACCGCGGCGCGCACCCTGCTGGCGGGGGGCGCGATCCTCGCCGTGAAGGGCCTGGGCGGATACCACCTGGCCTGCGACGCCACGAACCGGACGGCGGTGGACCTCCTGCGACGCCGGAAGGCGCGCGGCGACAAGCCGTTCGCCGTCATGGCCAGGGCGGCGGACGACGTCCGTCACCTCGTCCGGATCGGCCCCGAGGAGCGCGGCCTTCTCGAAGGCCCGGCCAGGCCGGTCGTCCTGATGAGGCGGCTCCCGCGGCCGTCGTCCGCCGACGCGGCTCCGCGTCCCGCCGAGGCCGTCGCGCCCGGCAGCCCCGACCTGGGCGTGATGCTGCCGTACACACCCCTGCACCATCTGCTGCTCGGCCTCCCCGGAGATCCGGACGGCCCCCGGCTGCTCGTCATGACCAGCGGCAACGTGTCCGGTGAGCCGATCGTCACCGACGACGCCGAGGCGCTGGAACGGCTCGCGCACCTGGCCGACGGCTGGCTCACGCACGACCGGCCGATCCACGTCCCGTGCGACGACTCCGTGGTCCGCGTCTGCGACGGGGAGCCGCTGGTGATCCGCCGCTCCCGGGGGTACGCGCCGCTGCCGGTGCCCCTCCCGCTGGCCGTGCCGCCGGCCCTCGCCGTCGGCGGAGACCTGAAGAACGCGTTCTGCCTGGGCGCGGGCCGTCGGGCCTGGCTGTCGGCCCACGTCGGCGACATGGACGACCTCGCCACCCAACGGGCCTTCGGCCGCGCGGTGGCGCAGTTGCAGGGCATCACGGGCGTGCGGCCCGAGACCCTGGCGTCCGACCGGCATCCGGGCTACCGGTCCGCCCGGTGGGCCGAGCGGAACGCGGCGCACCGGCCGGTCGTACGCGTCCAGCACCATCACGCGCACATCGCCGCCGCCATGGCCGAGCACGGGCTGGACGGCGCCCGGGAGGTGATCGGCGTCGCCTTCGACGGCACGGGCCACGGTGACGACGGCGCCGTGTGGGGCGGGGAGTTCCTGCTCGCCGACTACGACGGCTTCAGCCGGTTCGCGCACCTCGCGTACGTCCCGCTGCCCGGCGGCGACGCCGCGGTGCGTCGCCCGTACCGCATGGCGCTGGCGCATCTGCGGGCGGCCGGTATCGGCTGGTCCGCGGATCTCGCCTGCACGGCGGCCTGCCCGCCCGACGAACTCCCGCTTCTCCGAAGGCAGTTGGAGCGCGGACTGAACTGCGTCCCCACGTCCAGCATGGGCCGGCTCTTCGATGCGGTGTCCTCACTCGCCGGGGTGTGCCACCGGGCCGGGTACGAGGCGCAGGCCGCCGTCGAGCTGGAGGGGGCGGCTGTGCACGCCCCCGTCGAGGACACCACCGCGTACGCCTTCGCCCTGCACGAGCCGGAGGACGACCACGGCGGCGCCCTGCGGGCCGACCCGGCCCCCGTGCTGGCGGCGATCGTCGACGACCTGCGCGCGGGCGTCACGCCGGGCGCCGTCGCGGCCCGTTTCCACCGGGCGGTGACCGCCCTGGTGCACCGGGTCTGCGTGCGGGCGAGGGAGCGGCAGGGGCTGGACACGGTGGCCCTGACGGGCGGCGTGTTCGCCAACACGCTGCTCTCCTCGGCCTGTGCCGCCGTCCTGCGCGAGGACGGCTTCACCGTCCTGCGGCACCGCCTGGTACCGCCGGGCGACGGCGGCCTGGCGCTGGGCCAGCTGATGGTGGCCGCCCGGGCCGCTTCCCGTCCCACCGACCGACCGACGCGCGACCCACAGCGAGGAGAGGCCCATGTGTTTGGCGGTACCCGGCAAAGTGCTGGACATCGAGGAACGTGA